CAAACCGATCGGTACAGTTTGTCAAACGAAAAATCCCACATGATCGGAGTCTGGTTCTGTCGCGCCCCTCGAAAACACTGATTTTAAATGAAAATTATCTTTTGCGCTTGTGCTGAAAGTCGCCCTAAAGGTATACTGATCTGTGCAGAAAGGAGGCGGCATGCGCGCAAGCAAGCGAGACGAGTTGGTGCAGAAGGCGCTTGAGATCTTTTACCGAGAGGGATTCCACGCGACCGGCATGGACCTGCTGGCCGCCGAGACCGGGATCTCCAAGACCACTATGTTCAAGCATTTCCGGACCAAGGAGGATCTGATCCTCGCGGTCCTGCGGCTGCGTGATGAGAACTTCCGCAACTGGCTCTTGCGTCGCATGGAACAGGCGGGTGCGCCGCGCGACCAATTGCTAGCGATGTTCGATGCGCTGGCCGAGTGGTTCGCGGAGCCGAAATTCCGATCCTGCATGTTTATCAAGGCAGCGTCCGAATATCCCGACCCGAGCCACCCGATCCACGCTCATGCGGCGGAGCACAAGAGGCTTTTGTTTTTGCAGCTTGAGAGGATTGCCGCCGATGCCGGCGCGCGGGAACCGGCGGAACTGGCGCGCGCACTCCTCCTTTTAAAGGAGGGGGCTATCGTGACCGCCCATTTCGGGCACGAGGCCGACCCCGCGGGCGATGCGAAGGCAGCAGCGGCGATCCTGATTGCCGAGGCGCTTCAGACGCGTTCAGCTTGAGCGCGGTGTTGAACCAGTCTTCACGCCCGTCGACGCTCAGTCATGGCTTTGCGTGACCGTTGCCGCGCCACACCTGTTCCAGAAAATTGCGGTGCCGGGCATCTGCGTCGCGTGAGCGGCGTTAGCCCTTGTGTGCCCGGTAGCGCTCGATCAGCGCATTGGTCGATGAGTCGTGGCCAAGCGTCGGTTCGTCCTTGGCTTCGAGCTCGGGGATGATGCGGTTGGCAAGCACCTTGCCGAGCTCCACGCCCCATTGATCGAACGAGTCGATATTCCACACAGCGCCTTGCGTGAACACGCTGTGCTCGTAGAGCGCCACGAGCCGGCCCAGCGTCTTCGGGTCGAGCTTTTCGGCGAGGATCATGTTCGTCGGCCGGTTGCCTTCGGTGACGCGGAAGGGCGTCTGCGCCGCCGGCGAGCCTTCCGCCGTCAGCTCCGCCGCGGTCTTGCCGAAAGCCAGCGCCTCGGCCTGCGCGAACAGATTCGCCATCAAGAGGTCGTGGTGGTGGGCGAGGGCGCTTAGAGGCGTCAGGAAGCCGATAAAATCGCAAGGGATCAGCTTCGTGCCCTGGTGAATGAGCTGGTAGAACGAGTGCTGGCCGTCCGTGCCCGGCTCGCCCCAGATGATGGGGCCGGTCTGCAGGTCCACATGCTTGCCGGCCATGTCCACATGCTTGCCGTTGCTCTCCATCTGCAGCTGCTGCAGATAGGCCGGGAAGCGCTTCATATGCTCCGAGTAGGGGAGCACGGCGAGCGTCTGCGCCCCGAAGAAATTGTTGTACCAGACCGTCAGCAGCCCCATCAGCATCGGCAGGTTCTTCTCGACCGGCGCGGTGCGGAAATGCTCGTCCATTTCGTGGAAACCGGCGAGCATGTCGCGGAACCCGTCCGGGCCGATGGCGATCATGGTGGACAGGCCGATCGCCGAGTCCATGGAATAGCGGCCGCCGACCCAGTCCCAGAACTCGAACATGTTCGCGGTGTCGATGCCGAACTTCTCGACTCCTTGGGTGTTGGTCGAGTTCGCGACGAAGTGCTTGGCGACGGCGTCCTCCGAGCCGAGGTGCTCGACCGCCCAGGCGCGCGCGGTCGCGGCGTTCGTCATGGTCTCGAGCGTCGTGAACGTCTTGGAGGAGACGATGAACAGCGTCTCTTCGGCATTCAGGTCGCGCGTGGCTTCGTCGAAGCAGGCGCCGTCGACGTTCGAGACGAAGCGGAACGTCATGTCCCTGTCCGAATAGGGACGGAGCGCCAGATACGCCATTTCGGGCCCGAGATAGGACCCGCCAATGCCGATATTGATGACGTTCTTGATGCGTTTCCCCGTATGGCCGACCCATTCGCCGCTGCGGATCTTGTCGGCGAAGGCGGCCATGCGATCCAGAACGCCGTGGACGTCCGGCACGACATCGTGCCCGTCCGTCTCGATGACCTCGCCGCTGGGGGCGCGCAAGGCCACATGCAGCACGGCTCGATCCTCCGAAACGTTGATCTTCTCGCCGCGGAACATGGCGTCGCGCCGCTCGGCGACTTTGCGCTCCTTGGCGAGCTCGGCGAGCAGCGCCACCGTCTCTTCGGTGATCCGCTGCTTCGAGTAATCGAGCGTGAGCCCCGCACCCTCGACCGTGAACTTGGCCGCGCGCGACGCATCCTTGGCGAAAAGATCGCGCAAATGCACGTCCTTGATCTTGTCGTGGTGCGCGGCGAGCTTCTGCCAGGCAGGCGTATCGGTGACATTGGACATGGCGGAAACTCCTAGCCGAGCGCCTTGCTCTTGGTTTCGATGGACTGCAGCAGGTCCTCCCAAGACTTCACGAACGAGGCCGCGCCTTCTTTCTGCAACTCCGCCGCAAGATCGGCGACGGAGATACCGGCCTTCTCGAAGGCGCCAATCGTCTCTTCGCAGTCGCCGCCGTTCGCGGGCAGCACGCCGCCCAGCTTGCCGTGGTCGCCAAAAGCCAGCAGCGTCTTGTCGGGCATGGTGTTGACCGTGTTGGGCGCGGCGAGCGCTTCCACATAAAGCGTGTCCGGCGCGGAGGGGTCTTTGGTGCTGGTCGAGGCGAAGAGCAGCCGCTGCGGCCTTGCGCCCATGGACTCGAGCCGCTGCCAGCGGTCGCTGTCCAAGAGGTTGCGGTACTCCCGATAGGCTTGGGTCGAGACAGCGATGCCAAGCTTGTCCTTCAGCTCCGCCGGCACCGTATCGATGACGGCCTTGTCCCAACGGCTGACGAAAACCGAGGCGACCGAGCGCACGTCAGGGGAAAGCCCTTCGGCGACACGCCGCTCCAGCCCTTTCATATAGGCGTTGGCCGCATCGATGCAGTGCTGCGAGGAAAACAGCAGCGTCACGTTGACGGACACGCCCGAATAGATCGCTTCCTCGATGGCGGGCAGGCCTTCTTCCGTGCCGGGGATCTTGATGAAGAGGTTCGGCTTGTGCGCGCGTTCGAACAGGCCCTTGGCAGAGGCGACGGTCGCTTGCGTGTCATATGCGAGCAGCGGCGAGACTTCGAGCGAGACATAGCCGTCGACGGTGCCGGTGCGTTCGTGGACGGGCAGGAACATGTCCGCCGCGCGCGACAGGTCTTGCAGGGCAAGCTCGAAGAACAACGCTTCGCCGGAATAACCCGCTTTGAACAGGCGCTTGATTTCGTCGTCGTAGCTGTCGCTCTTCGAAATGGCGTTGTCGAAGATGGTCGGATTCGACGTAAGGCCCGTCACAGAGTACTCGTTGATATACTTCGTGAGCGTGCCGCTATCGAGCATGTCGCGGGTAATGTCGTCGATCCACAGGCTTTGACCGAGATCGTGCAAGGCTTTCGTGGGCTTCACGGGTCTATCTCCTCATTGGGCCGTCAGAGCGTACTGAAATCGCACGTCATCAGTTCGGCGATGTTGGCGATTTCGATATCCGCAGGCGGCAAGTCTTTCAATCTTGCAGGGTCGTTGGCGTAGTGGCCTTGGCGCGGGAACACGGTGGTGACCCTATCGCCCCACGCGCGTTTGACCGCATCAAGAACACTGAGCTTGTCGTCGATAAGAACGTAGTGCTGCGCAGGAAAGGCGCGCTCTACGGCGTCCAGTTCCGTTTCCTTGTGCACATAGTTCAGGACACGCCCGTCGAAGGCCGTGATCAAGCCGGCCCGCTCCAGTTTGTGCGGCTGGTAGACGCCGTCGCCGTCGGTGAGGATCACGGGCAGGCCCCATTGGCTGACATGGCGCACGGCGGCCAGCGCGTCGGGGAACAGCCGCTCGGCGAACGGGTAGTCGATGACCCAATTTGCCAATTGCCCGATGCGCATGTCTTCCAAATGGGCGAGACGGAACCGCTCCAGCGTGCCGAGAAAATCGGCGTAACCGTGCTTGTCCCGCTGCTCCTCGTAGATCGCCCAAAGCTCGTCTCGCGCGGCATCGCCAAAAGTCAACGCAACGTAGTCGCCCAAGTCCGACTTCATGCGGTCGTTGTCCAGCAACGTGTCGTCCACGTCGAACAGAAAAACGGCCTTGTGCGTTTCGGTCATGGCGTTTGGCGTTTTTGCGTCCGGCTATTTCGGGCTTGGGTTGAGCCAACGCCCGTCCGCGCCGAAGAGCTGGTCGGCCTCACTCGGGCCCCATGTGCCTTGGTCGTAGCTGTAGACGGGTGTGACGTTGTCGAGGATGGGCCCGACGATGCGCCACTCCGCATCCACGATGTCCTCTCGGGTGAAAAGGTCGGCGATGCCCTCCATGGCGTCGCCGAGGAGCCGCTGATAGGGCGGCCGGTCGACGCCGGGCTGCCGCGTCAGCACCAGTTCCACGTCGTCGCCGATCATGCGGTCGCCCGGCACCTTCACGCGCGTGCCGAGCGCAATGGCGACGTCGGGCTGAATCCGGAAGCGCATATGGCCGCAGCCGATGGCTTTGATCTCACCGAAGGTCTCGCGTGGGGGCCGTTTGAACTCGACGACCGCCTCGGCCACGCTGACGGGCAGGCACTTGCCCGTGCGAATGAAGATCGGCACGCCTTCCCAGCGCCAGCTGTCGATGTAGAGTTTGGCGGCGGCGTAGGTCTCCACCGTCGAGCCTGGCTTGACCCCGGGAACGCCTTGGTAGCCTTTGTACTGCCCGCGCACGATGTGATTTGCATCGAGCGGACGTACGGACTTTAGGAGGCTGGCTTTGCGGTCGCGCAGCGCCTCATGCTCCTGACCTGTCGGCGGATCCATGGTGAGCGAAGCGAGGATCTGCAGCATGTGGTTCTGCAGCACGTCGCGGATGGCGCCGGCGCTGTCGTAAAAGGAGCCGCGGTCCTGCACGCCGAAATTCTCAGCCATGGTGATCTGGATACTGCGCACATAGTTGCGGTTCCAGAGCGGCTCGAAGATCGAGTTGGCGAAGCGCGTGTACAGAATATTCTGCACCGGCTCCTTGCCGAGATAGTGATCGATGCGGAAGATGTTCTTCTCGGAGAAATACTTGTCGAGGATCTGGCTGAGTTCGTCCGCCGATTCCCGGTCACGCCCGAACGGCTTCTCGACCACGAGCCTGGCATTTTCCGCGCAGCCCGACTGCGCAAGCTGACCGGCGACCTCGGAAAAGAGGAACGGTGGAATAGCCAGATAGTGCAGGGGACATTTGGCGTCGCCCAATTCCTTGCGCAGCTGCGCGAAGACCTTCGGATCGGCGTAGTCGCCCGATACGTAGTGAAGAAGACTCAGGAGCTTCTTGAAGGCATCGCTTTTGATGTCGCCGCCGTGGGTCTTGACGCTTTCCTCGGCGCGCTTCTTGAACTCATCGAGAGACCATTGCGTGCGTGCGACCCCGATAATGGGAATGTCCAATCCCTCGTCGCGGACAAGGCCGAGAAGCGCGGGAAAGATCTGCTTGAACGCGAGATCGCCGCTGGCGCCGAAAAAGACGAAGGCGTCGGAATGCGTTTGGTTCGGGATGGCCATGGCGCTGTCTGTCTAGTCCTTCTTCTCGAGATGGCCGCCGAATTCGAAACGCATGGCGGACATCAGCTTATCGGCGAACTCCGCATTGCCGCGCGAGGCGAAGCGCGAGAACAAGGCCGACGAGATAACGGGTGCCGGCACGCCTTCGTCGATGGCGGCGAGCAGGGTCCAGCGGCCTTCGCCGGAGTCCGAGACACGGCCCTCGAAATTGGCGAGGTCCGGGCTCTTCCGCAGCGCGCTCGCGGTGAGGTCCAGCAGCCACGAGCCGATCACGCTGCCGCGCCGCCAGACTTCGGCGACTTCGGGTAGGTTGATGTCGTACTGATAATATTCCGGGTTCCGCAGCGGCGTCGTCTCCGCATCCGTGGTCTGCGTAGTCTTGCCGATATTGCCGTGGTGCAGAATGTTCAGGCCTTCGGCATAGGCGGCCATGATGCCGTACTCGATGCCGTTGTGAACCATCTTGACGTAGTGCCCCGCGCCGTTCGGCCCGCAATGCAGATAGCCGTTCTCGGCAGTAGAGGGCTCGCCGGTCGCACCCGGCGTCCGCGGGGCTTCGTCCACGCCCGGCGCCAGTGTCTTGAAGATGGGGTCGAGCCGGGCGACCACGTCGTCTTCGCCGCCGATCATCATGCAATAGCCGCGATCGAGGCCCCAGACGCCGCCGCTGACGCCGACATCCACATAGTGAATGCCTTTGTCCTTGAGTTCGCCGGCGCGGCGGATATCGTCGTGATAGTAGGAGTTGCCGCCGTCGATAATAATGTCGCCGGTATCGAGCAGCGGCGTGAGTTCGGCGATGACCGCGTCCACCGCGCCCGCCGGCACCATCATCCAGATGGCGCGGGGCTTATCGAGCCCATCCACGAATGTCTTCAGATCGGTGCTGCCCTTGGCGCCCTTGGCGACGAGGCCGTCGACCGCCTCGGCGTGGGTGTCGAAGACGTGGCAGTCATGTCCCGCCTTCATGGCGCGAATGACCATGTTGGCGCCCATCCGGCCGAGGCCGATCATGCCGAGTTGCATTGCGTCTCTCCTCGATTCGTCATCTCAAGACATGCGCTCCGGGGTTGCGGAGCGCGGCAGTTCTATCGTCCCAATGTTTTCTTCGCGGCTTCGGCGACTTTCTCGGGCGTGAAGCCGAAATGCTCCGAGACGACCTTGAGCGGCGCCGATAGGCCGAACGTGTTCATGCCGAGCACGATGCCCTCCGGCCCCGCGTATCGATCCCAGCCGAGCGGCGAAGCTTCCTCGACCGTAACGCGCGCGCCGATCTCCGGCGGCAGAACCGAACGCTTGTAGTCGTCGCTCTGCTCCTCGAATAGCTCGCGGCAGGGCATGGACACGACGCGCGCCTTGATGCCATCCTTGGCCAGCATGTCCCGCGCGGCCACGCACAGCGCCACTTCGCTGCCGGTACCAATCAAGATGACGTCCGGCTTGCCGCCATCTGCGTCGACCAGCACATAGGCGCCCTTCGCAAGGCCCGATGCGGGCGCCATCTTTGAGCGGTCGAAGGTCGGAACGGCTTGCCGCGTGAGGACCAGCGCCACGGGGCGGCTCTTATGCGGCATCATGAGGCGATAGGCTTCCGCAGTCTCGTTGGCATCCGCCGGCCGGATCACGACCAGTCCCGGCATCGCCCGCAGCGAAGCCAGCTGCTCGACCGGCTGATGCGTCGGCCCGTCTTGCCCGAGGCTGATGGAATCGTGCGTCCAGATGTGAAGCACGGGAAGATCCATCAGCGAGGATAGGCGGATCGACCCGCGCGCATAGTCCGTGAAGATCAGGTAGCAGGAATCGTAGGCCCGCAAGCCGGACAGCACCATGCCGTTGACCACGGCGCACATGCCGTGCTCGCGAATACCGTAGCGCATGTTGTGGCCGGCATAGTCGCCGAGTTCGCCGTAAGACTGGAACTCGCCGGCGTCTTCATAGTCGAGAACGACCTTCGTGCTGCCGGCCACGTCTGCCGCGCCGCCAAGGACCCAGGGGACCTTCGCGGCGATGGCGTTCAGAACCTTGCCGGAGGCCTGGCGCGTCGCAATCCCGGTGGGGTCCGCATCGAAGCTCGGGATGTCCGCATCCCAGTCTTCTGGCAACTCCCGGTCGCGGATCAGCTCGATCTGCTTGGCTTGTTCAGGATGCGCGCGGGCATAGTCAGCGAACAGCGCCTCCCATTTCGCGCGCAGGTCCGCACCGCGGCTTCCCATATGAGACGTGAAGTGTTCGCGCACGCCGTCCGGCACCACGAAGAATTTGTCCGGATCGAACCCGAGGAATTCCTTGGTCCGGCGCACTTCGTCCGGACCGAGCGGTTCGCCATGGGCGGCGGGCGTGTCGTGCTTGCCGGGGGAGCCGTAGCCGATATGGCTGTGGATGATGATGATCGTCGGCTTGTCGTCCGTCGCTAGAAACGCGTTCAAGGCACCGGCCAGCTCGCCGATGTCGTTCGCATCCGAGACGCGTACGACATTCCAGCCATAGGCGTCGAAGCGCTTGGCCACATCCTCGGTGAACGTGATGTTCGCGTGACCGTCGATGGTCACGTTGTTGTTGTCGAAGATCCAGCACAGATTGGACAGCTTGAGATGTCCGGCGAGGGACGCGGCTTCGCTGCCGACGCCCTCCATTAGGCAACCTTCGCCGCACAGCGCATAGACATTGTAATCGAAGAGCTCGAAGTCGGGCTTGTTGTAGGTCGCGGCCAGCCATTTGCCAGCGATGGCCATGCCGACACTGGTGGCGACGCCTTGGCCGAGCGGGCCCGTGGTCGATTCCACGCCCGTCGTCCAGCCATATTCGGGGTGACCGGGGCAGCGGCTGCCTTCCTCACGGAAGCTCTTGATATCGTCGAGCGTGACGGCAAGGCCGTCTTGGTCTTGATAGCCGATATCCGCGGCTTCAATCCCTGCCAGGTGGATCAGGCTGTAGAGCAGCATCGAGGCGTGACCCGCCGAAAGAACGAAACGGTCACGGTTGATCCAATGAGGCGATTTGGGGTCGTAGCGGAGAAACTGCTGCCACAGCGTATAGGCGACGGGCGCCGCGTCCATGGCCGTGCCCGGATGTCCGGAATTGGCCTTCTGGATGGCGTCGATCGACAGAGTTCGGATCGTGTTGATCGCCAGCTCGTCGATCTTGTCTTGAGTCTGCGCCACGGGTCCCGAACCTCCTACGCTTCTCATGCTCGAGCCTTCAGCTGCGCGAAGGCTTCCGCCAAAGTCACAAACGTGAATGACAGGCCGGTGAAGCTTGAAGTTCACCGCTTGTGCCAGCCTGATAAGCCGATGGCGGCTCCGAGGAGACCGGAGCCAGTACGCACAGTGTCCGTCTATCGCCTTTCGATCAAGTCTTAGAACTGACGCATGAGTCTTGTACGCGATAATTTTGCACAATGTCTCGGGAAGCCTGGAGCATGGTAAGCAGATCGCGCATCATGCGGGCTCTTCAGTCGACCAGGCGGGCTTGGACGGGGAGGGCGACCCATGGCGGATGCGAAAGGCGATACAACGGCGCGTTCACACGCGCAGACGCGATCCGGCTCCGGTCACAGCTCCGCGACTGTTAACCAATCCAACTTGGCGAAACTCGATCTAGGCAAGCTCGAGCAGAAGCTTGGCACTTCGCCCGAGTCGGGACTGAGCAAAGCGGAAGCCGACAAGCGGCTTGCGCGCTACGGCGCGAACGAGATCGCCGAGAAGACGACCAGCCCCGTTCTGAAGTTCCTGTCCTACTTCTGGGGGCCGATTCCCTGGATGATCGAGGCGGCGGCCATTCTTTCCGGTATCGTCCATCACTGGTCCGACTTCGTCATTATCATGGTGCTGCTCCTCGCCAACGCCATCGTGGGCTTCTGGGAGGAGTATCAGGCCGGCAACGCCATCGCCGCGCTGAAGGCCAAGCTCGCGCCGCATGCGCGCGTCAAGCGCGACGGCGCCTGGTCCGACGTGCCCGCGCGACTTCTCGTGCCGGGCGACATCGTCCGTTTACGTCTCGGTGACATTGTGCCGGCCGATTCGCGGTCACTCGGACCCGACGCCGTCGAGGTCGACCAGGCCGCGCTGACGGGTGAGTCGTTGCCCGTTTCGAAGGCCAGCGGCGACGTTCTTTATTCCGGAGCGATCCTGCGGCAGGGCGAGGCCGATGCGATCGTCTATGCCACGGGCGGCGATACGTTCTTCGGCAAGACCGCCGCGCTGGTGCAGGAAGCGCACACCACGAGCCACTTCCAAAAAGCGGTGATGAAGATCGGCGATTACCTGATCGTCATCGCCATCGCGCTGGTGACGCTGATCTTCGCCGTCGCGCTGTTCCGTGGCGATCCCGTCATGGAGACGCTGCAATTCGCGCTCGTGCTGACGGTGGCCGCGATCCCGGTGGCTATGCCCGCCGTGCTGTCGGTGACCATGGCTGTCGGCGCCCGGCGTCTAGCGGCCCGTCAAGCTATTGTCAGCCGGCTCGCGGCCATCGAGGAACTGGCTGGCGTCGACGTTCTGTGTTCGGACAAGACCGGCACGCTCACCCAAAACAAGCTGACGCTCGGCGACCCCGTCTCCGTCGGCGGCGAGAGCCAAGACGATCTGGTCCTCGACGGCGCGCTTGCCTCTCGCGCCGAAGACCAAGACACCATCGACATGGCGGTCATTGCGGGCGTGAAGGACGCGGCAGAGCTCAAGAACTACACCGTCGGCCACTATCAGCCCTTCGACCCGGTTCACAAGCGCACCGAAGCGACGGTCGCCGACAAGAGCGGCAAGACGTTCAAGGTCACGAAGGGCGCCGTCCAGGTGATCCTCGCGCTGTCGAAGAACGCGGACGCCGTCAAAGAGGATGTCGACAAGACGACAAATGCGTTGGCGAAGCGCGGCTACCGGGCGCTTGGCGTGGCGAAAGCCTCCGATGGTGGCGACTGGGAGTTCCTCGGCGTACTGCCGCTCTACGATCCGCCGCGCCCGTCCTCGAAGGACATGATCGCGCAAGCCGAGGAACTCGGCATCGACGTGAAGATGATCACGGGCGATCAGCTTGCCATCGCCAAGGAGATCGCGAGCCAGCTCGGCCTCGGTACGGACATTCTCGATGCCAGCCAGTTCGGCGACACCAAGGCGCACGAAACGTCGAAGCTCGACCACGACATCGAGACGGCGGACGGCTTCGCGCAGGTGTTCCCCGAGCACAAATTCCACATCATCGATGTCCTGCAGAAGCACGGTCATATCGTCGGCATGACCGGCGACGGCGTGAACGACGCGCCCTCGTTGAAGAAAGCGGACTGCGGCATTGCGGTTTCGGGCGCGACCGATGCGGCCCGCGCGGCGGCAGCCATCGTGCTGCTGACGCCAGGCCTCACCGTGATCGTCGATGCGGTCAAGGAAGCCCGAAAGATCTTCCAGCGCATGAACAGTTACGCAATCTACCGCATCGCGGAGACGATCCGCGTGCTGCTGTTCATGACGCTCTCGATCATCGTCTTCAATTTCTATCCCGTCACCGCGATCATGATCGTGCTGCTGGCGCTTCTGAACGACGGTGCGATTCTCTCGATCGCCTATGACAATGTGAAGCCGTCGCCGAAGCCCGAGGCCTGGAACATGCGGCGCGTGCTGGGCGTCTCGACCCTGCTTGGCCTTGCCGGCGTCGCCGCATCCTTCGGCATGTTCTATATCGGCGAAGAGGTCTTGAAGCTGGACCGCGAAGTAGTTCAGACGCTGATGTATCTGAAGCTCTCGGTGGCGGGGCACTTGAACATCTTTGTCACGCGCACGCGCGGGCCGTTCTGGTCGATCGCACCGGCAAAGATTCTCCTGATCGCCGTGTTCGGC
This genomic window from Methyloceanibacter caenitepidi contains:
- a CDS encoding TetR/AcrR family transcriptional regulator — translated: MRASKRDELVQKALEIFYREGFHATGMDLLAAETGISKTTMFKHFRTKEDLILAVLRLRDENFRNWLLRRMEQAGAPRDQLLAMFDALAEWFAEPKFRSCMFIKAASEYPDPSHPIHAHAAEHKRLLFLQLERIAADAGAREPAELARALLLLKEGAIVTAHFGHEADPAGDAKAAAAILIAEALQTRSA
- the pgi gene encoding glucose-6-phosphate isomerase: MSNVTDTPAWQKLAAHHDKIKDVHLRDLFAKDASRAAKFTVEGAGLTLDYSKQRITEETVALLAELAKERKVAERRDAMFRGEKINVSEDRAVLHVALRAPSGEVIETDGHDVVPDVHGVLDRMAAFADKIRSGEWVGHTGKRIKNVINIGIGGSYLGPEMAYLALRPYSDRDMTFRFVSNVDGACFDEATRDLNAEETLFIVSSKTFTTLETMTNAATARAWAVEHLGSEDAVAKHFVANSTNTQGVEKFGIDTANMFEFWDWVGGRYSMDSAIGLSTMIAIGPDGFRDMLAGFHEMDEHFRTAPVEKNLPMLMGLLTVWYNNFFGAQTLAVLPYSEHMKRFPAYLQQLQMESNGKHVDMAGKHVDLQTGPIIWGEPGTDGQHSFYQLIHQGTKLIPCDFIGFLTPLSALAHHHDLLMANLFAQAEALAFGKTAAELTAEGSPAAQTPFRVTEGNRPTNMILAEKLDPKTLGRLVALYEHSVFTQGAVWNIDSFDQWGVELGKVLANRIIPELEAKDEPTLGHDSSTNALIERYRAHKG
- the tal gene encoding transaldolase, which encodes MKPTKALHDLGQSLWIDDITRDMLDSGTLTKYINEYSVTGLTSNPTIFDNAISKSDSYDDEIKRLFKAGYSGEALFFELALQDLSRAADMFLPVHERTGTVDGYVSLEVSPLLAYDTQATVASAKGLFERAHKPNLFIKIPGTEEGLPAIEEAIYSGVSVNVTLLFSSQHCIDAANAYMKGLERRVAEGLSPDVRSVASVFVSRWDKAVIDTVPAELKDKLGIAVSTQAYREYRNLLDSDRWQRLESMGARPQRLLFASTSTKDPSAPDTLYVEALAAPNTVNTMPDKTLLAFGDHGKLGGVLPANGGDCEETIGAFEKAGISVADLAAELQKEGAASFVKSWEDLLQSIETKSKALG
- a CDS encoding HAD family hydrolase, which codes for MTETHKAVFLFDVDDTLLDNDRMKSDLGDYVALTFGDAARDELWAIYEEQRDKHGYADFLGTLERFRLAHLEDMRIGQLANWVIDYPFAERLFPDALAAVRHVSQWGLPVILTDGDGVYQPHKLERAGLITAFDGRVLNYVHKETELDAVERAFPAQHYVLIDDKLSVLDAVKRAWGDRVTTVFPRQGHYANDPARLKDLPPADIEIANIAELMTCDFSTL
- the zwf gene encoding glucose-6-phosphate dehydrogenase, with amino-acid sequence MAIPNQTHSDAFVFFGASGDLAFKQIFPALLGLVRDEGLDIPIIGVARTQWSLDEFKKRAEESVKTHGGDIKSDAFKKLLSLLHYVSGDYADPKVFAQLRKELGDAKCPLHYLAIPPFLFSEVAGQLAQSGCAENARLVVEKPFGRDRESADELSQILDKYFSEKNIFRIDHYLGKEPVQNILYTRFANSIFEPLWNRNYVRSIQITMAENFGVQDRGSFYDSAGAIRDVLQNHMLQILASLTMDPPTGQEHEALRDRKASLLKSVRPLDANHIVRGQYKGYQGVPGVKPGSTVETYAAAKLYIDSWRWEGVPIFIRTGKCLPVSVAEAVVEFKRPPRETFGEIKAIGCGHMRFRIQPDVAIALGTRVKVPGDRMIGDDVELVLTRQPGVDRPPYQRLLGDAMEGIADLFTREDIVDAEWRIVGPILDNVTPVYSYDQGTWGPSEADQLFGADGRWLNPSPK
- the gnd gene encoding phosphogluconate dehydrogenase (NAD(+)-dependent, decarboxylating), with translation MQLGMIGLGRMGANMVIRAMKAGHDCHVFDTHAEAVDGLVAKGAKGSTDLKTFVDGLDKPRAIWMMVPAGAVDAVIAELTPLLDTGDIIIDGGNSYYHDDIRRAGELKDKGIHYVDVGVSGGVWGLDRGYCMMIGGEDDVVARLDPIFKTLAPGVDEAPRTPGATGEPSTAENGYLHCGPNGAGHYVKMVHNGIEYGIMAAYAEGLNILHHGNIGKTTQTTDAETTPLRNPEYYQYDINLPEVAEVWRRGSVIGSWLLDLTASALRKSPDLANFEGRVSDSGEGRWTLLAAIDEGVPAPVISSALFSRFASRGNAEFADKLMSAMRFEFGGHLEKKD
- the tkt gene encoding transketolase, which produces MRSVGGSGPVAQTQDKIDELAINTIRTLSIDAIQKANSGHPGTAMDAAPVAYTLWQQFLRYDPKSPHWINRDRFVLSAGHASMLLYSLIHLAGIEAADIGYQDQDGLAVTLDDIKSFREEGSRCPGHPEYGWTTGVESTTGPLGQGVATSVGMAIAGKWLAATYNKPDFELFDYNVYALCGEGCLMEGVGSEAASLAGHLKLSNLCWIFDNNNVTIDGHANITFTEDVAKRFDAYGWNVVRVSDANDIGELAGALNAFLATDDKPTIIIIHSHIGYGSPGKHDTPAAHGEPLGPDEVRRTKEFLGFDPDKFFVVPDGVREHFTSHMGSRGADLRAKWEALFADYARAHPEQAKQIELIRDRELPEDWDADIPSFDADPTGIATRQASGKVLNAIAAKVPWVLGGAADVAGSTKVVLDYEDAGEFQSYGELGDYAGHNMRYGIREHGMCAVVNGMVLSGLRAYDSCYLIFTDYARGSIRLSSLMDLPVLHIWTHDSISLGQDGPTHQPVEQLASLRAMPGLVVIRPADANETAEAYRLMMPHKSRPVALVLTRQAVPTFDRSKMAPASGLAKGAYVLVDADGGKPDVILIGTGSEVALCVAARDMLAKDGIKARVVSMPCRELFEEQSDDYKRSVLPPEIGARVTVEEASPLGWDRYAGPEGIVLGMNTFGLSAPLKVVSEHFGFTPEKVAEAAKKTLGR
- a CDS encoding plasma-membrane proton-efflux P-type ATPase, translating into MAKLDLGKLEQKLGTSPESGLSKAEADKRLARYGANEIAEKTTSPVLKFLSYFWGPIPWMIEAAAILSGIVHHWSDFVIIMVLLLANAIVGFWEEYQAGNAIAALKAKLAPHARVKRDGAWSDVPARLLVPGDIVRLRLGDIVPADSRSLGPDAVEVDQAALTGESLPVSKASGDVLYSGAILRQGEADAIVYATGGDTFFGKTAALVQEAHTTSHFQKAVMKIGDYLIVIAIALVTLIFAVALFRGDPVMETLQFALVLTVAAIPVAMPAVLSVTMAVGARRLAARQAIVSRLAAIEELAGVDVLCSDKTGTLTQNKLTLGDPVSVGGESQDDLVLDGALASRAEDQDTIDMAVIAGVKDAAELKNYTVGHYQPFDPVHKRTEATVADKSGKTFKVTKGAVQVILALSKNADAVKEDVDKTTNALAKRGYRALGVAKASDGGDWEFLGVLPLYDPPRPSSKDMIAQAEELGIDVKMITGDQLAIAKEIASQLGLGTDILDASQFGDTKAHETSKLDHDIETADGFAQVFPEHKFHIIDVLQKHGHIVGMTGDGVNDAPSLKKADCGIAVSGATDAARAAAAIVLLTPGLTVIVDAVKEARKIFQRMNSYAIYRIAETIRVLLFMTLSIIVFNFYPVTAIMIVLLALLNDGAILSIAYDNVKPSPKPEAWNMRRVLGVSTLLGLAGVAASFGMFYIGEEVLKLDREVVQTLMYLKLSVAGHLNIFVTRTRGPFWSIAPAKILLIAVFGTQALATIIAVSGVLMPAISWELAAMVWGYALLWFLFNDRVKLLAYRIFDPAAKPVIDQRKTAAPAAA